One genomic segment of Brachionichthys hirsutus isolate HB-005 chromosome 13, CSIRO-AGI_Bhir_v1, whole genome shotgun sequence includes these proteins:
- the LOC137903485 gene encoding transmembrane protein 200A-like, whose amino-acid sequence MPCFTFRGRKKKGGVIRGKLRIRSVPGAFVVLGAIVVVVGTGLAMAGYWPYRRTMSPESQTSDWRLRSAGFFHSEQMRLLGPVVMGVGLFILICANTVLYENRDRETQRLLAQMRSVLCSVSAAVPSADLNEIAAANAMAEHYQWLSSLPAAHLNTIGLRRLASSEPMPQGSNPRDQQEDIQDIYQLAVLQTEVSQPQESKGPPSVCPAHSHSNSCHSNQEACSKQSVAEHGDSASLDSHPARLIKLNSRLVSAKSMSTLGIDEVVPVAPPRRCHSVSSRTNHNVAKASLCLGKGPAEDGHKTPPVARRRESASQACLNIPKQIDNTEKEQTHRSRSHLDLVSGRRHLKHESKENSMDKRPEQSEQQSSGSGPPQRCYMVLM is encoded by the exons ATGCCTTGCTTCACATTTCGAGGCAGAAAGAAGAAGGGCGGCGTCATCCGGGGCAAGCTTCGCATCCGCTCCGTGCCGGGGGCTTTCGTGGTGTTGGGGGCTATCGTGGTAGTTGTGGGCACTGGCCTTGCCATGGCCGGATACTGGCCCTACAGGAGAACAATGTCACCCGAGTCCCAAACTTCTGACTGGCGTCTCCGATCAGCCGGCTTCTTCCACAGTGAGCAGATGAGACTACTGGGACCAGTCGTCATGGGGGTGGGACTTTTCATTCTCATCTGTGCCAACACAGTCCTGTATGAGAACAGAGATCGAGAGACTCAGAGGCTGCTGGCTCAGATGCGCAGTGTCTTGTgctctgtttctgcagctgtgcCATCAGCAGACCTTAATGAAATAGCAGCAGCCAATGCAATGGCCGAGCACTACCAGTGGCTCAGCAGCCTGCCTGCTGCACACCTCAACACCATCGGTCTCCGTCGGCTCGCCAGCTCTGAGCCCATGCCCCAAGGCAGCAACCCCAGAGACCAACAGGAAGACATTCAGGACATCTACCAGCTGGCTGTCCTCCAGACAGAAGTCTCCCAGCCCCAGGAGTCAAAGGGTCCACCGTCCGTCTGCCCCGCCCACTCCCATTCCAACTCGTGTCATTCCAATCAAGAAGCATGTAGCAAACAGTCTGTTGCTGAGCATGGAGACAGCGCCAGCCTCGATTCCCACCCTGCCCGACTTATCAAACTGAACAGTCGTCTGGTGTCTGCCAAATCCATGTCCACCCTAGGAATAGACGAGGTAGTCCCAGTGGCTCCGCCACGGCGCTGCCACAGTGTGAGCTCCAGGACTAACCATAATGTAGCAAAAGCTAGTTTGTGTCTGGGAAAAGGACCCGCAGAGGACGGTCATAAGACTCCACCGGTCGCTAGGAGGAGAGAGTCTGCATCACAAGCGTGTTTGAACATCCCCAAGCAGATTGATAATACTGAGAAGGAGCAAACTCACAGAAGCCGGTCTCACTTGGACCTGGTCAGTGGAAGACGACATCTGAAACATGAGAGTAAAGAGAACTCCATGGACAAACGGCCAGAGCAGTCAGAGCAGCAGAGCTCCGGCTCTGGGCCTCCTCAGCGATG CTACATGGTCCTAATGTAA
- the LOC137903067 gene encoding tRNA selenocysteine 1-associated protein 1-like isoform X1 — protein sequence MSTLWMGNLETYMDEKFITRSFSTMGEQATNVRIIRNKMTGLPSPRGALGYCFVEMADEATAERCLRKINGKALPGANPPTRFKLNRATFGKQEGGQMYSLFVGDLTPEVDDGMLYEFFYNRYPSCRGGKVVLDSMGNSKGCGFVQFPDERLQKRALDECQGSMGLGSKPLRLSLAANNLRNKQQSEPKMSQPGSGYANSYDQYNQYQQQAYAGYYSPWGYDQAGGGYGYSYPQYDYSQYGANPPEEAEAAPDDGLEDPSVELDVAEANRKFMALSEEFYEALTECHWQLAEFSTEQDYMTSSLPEPIYC from the exons atGAGCACGCTGTGGATGGGGAAC CTGGAGACCTACATGGATGAGAAGTTTATCACCAGATCTTTCTCCACCATGGGAGAGCAGGCGACAAATGTGCGGATAATACGCAACAAGATGACGGG TTTGCCATCACCCAGGGGTGCTCTGGGCTACTGTTTTGTGGAGATGGCCGATGAAGCCACAGCTGAGAGATGTCTTCGCAAAATCAACGGGAAAGCCTTGCCAGGAGCCAATCCA CCCACAAGATTCAAGTTAAATCGAGCCACGTTTGGGAAGCAGGAAGGCGG TCAGATGTATTCTCTCTTTGTGGGAGACCTGACACCGGAGGTGGACGACGGGATGCTGTACGAGTTCTTTTACAACCGCTACCCTTCCTGTCGCGGTGGAAAAGTGGTGCTGGACAGCATGGGTAACTCAAA GGGCTGCGGCTTTGTTCAGTTCCCAGATGAGCGCTTGCAGAAGCGGGCTTTGGACGAGTGTCAGGGTTCTATGGGACTGGGCAGTAAACCTTTGAGGCTGAGTCTGGCTGCTAACAA TTTAAGGAATAAGCAGCAGTCGGAGCCCAAAATGTCGCAGCCCGGTTCCGGATACGCAAACAGCTATGACCAGTACAACCAGTACCAGCAGCAGGCCTATGCTGGGTATTACTCACCGTGGGGCTACGACCAGGCCGGGGGAGGCTACGGCTACAGCTACCCTCAGTACGATTACTCGCAGTACGGCGCCAACCCGCCGGAG GAAGCTGAAGCTGCTCCGGACGACGGCCTTGAAG ACCCAAGTGTGGAGCTGGATGTGGCGGAGGCCAACAGGAAGTTCATGGCGCTCAGCGAGGAGTTCTATGAGGCCCTGACAGAGTGTCACTGGCAGCTGGCTGAGTTCTCCACAGAGCAGGATTACATGACCTCCAGCCTCCCAGAGCCCATTTACTGCTGA
- the LOC137903067 gene encoding tRNA selenocysteine 1-associated protein 1-like isoform X2 — translation MSTLWMGNLETYMDEKFITRSFSTMGEQATNVRIIRNKMTGGALGYCFVEMADEATAERCLRKINGKALPGANPPTRFKLNRATFGKQEGGQMYSLFVGDLTPEVDDGMLYEFFYNRYPSCRGGKVVLDSMGNSKGCGFVQFPDERLQKRALDECQGSMGLGSKPLRLSLAANNLRNKQQSEPKMSQPGSGYANSYDQYNQYQQQAYAGYYSPWGYDQAGGGYGYSYPQYDYSQYGANPPEEAEAAPDDGLEDPSVELDVAEANRKFMALSEEFYEALTECHWQLAEFSTEQDYMTSSLPEPIYC, via the exons atGAGCACGCTGTGGATGGGGAAC CTGGAGACCTACATGGATGAGAAGTTTATCACCAGATCTTTCTCCACCATGGGAGAGCAGGCGACAAATGTGCGGATAATACGCAACAAGATGACGGG GGGTGCTCTGGGCTACTGTTTTGTGGAGATGGCCGATGAAGCCACAGCTGAGAGATGTCTTCGCAAAATCAACGGGAAAGCCTTGCCAGGAGCCAATCCA CCCACAAGATTCAAGTTAAATCGAGCCACGTTTGGGAAGCAGGAAGGCGG TCAGATGTATTCTCTCTTTGTGGGAGACCTGACACCGGAGGTGGACGACGGGATGCTGTACGAGTTCTTTTACAACCGCTACCCTTCCTGTCGCGGTGGAAAAGTGGTGCTGGACAGCATGGGTAACTCAAA GGGCTGCGGCTTTGTTCAGTTCCCAGATGAGCGCTTGCAGAAGCGGGCTTTGGACGAGTGTCAGGGTTCTATGGGACTGGGCAGTAAACCTTTGAGGCTGAGTCTGGCTGCTAACAA TTTAAGGAATAAGCAGCAGTCGGAGCCCAAAATGTCGCAGCCCGGTTCCGGATACGCAAACAGCTATGACCAGTACAACCAGTACCAGCAGCAGGCCTATGCTGGGTATTACTCACCGTGGGGCTACGACCAGGCCGGGGGAGGCTACGGCTACAGCTACCCTCAGTACGATTACTCGCAGTACGGCGCCAACCCGCCGGAG GAAGCTGAAGCTGCTCCGGACGACGGCCTTGAAG ACCCAAGTGTGGAGCTGGATGTGGCGGAGGCCAACAGGAAGTTCATGGCGCTCAGCGAGGAGTTCTATGAGGCCCTGACAGAGTGTCACTGGCAGCTGGCTGAGTTCTCCACAGAGCAGGATTACATGACCTCCAGCCTCCCAGAGCCCATTTACTGCTGA
- the LOC137903486 gene encoding transmembrane protein 200A-like, translated as MPCFTFRGRKKKGGVIRGKLRIRSVPGAFVVLGAIVVVVGTGLAMAGYWPYRRTMSPESQTSDWRLRSAGFFHSEQMRLLGPVVMGVGLFILICANTVLYENRDRETQRLLAQMRSVLCSVSAAVPSADLNEIAAANAMAEHYQWLSSLPAAHLNTIGLRRLASSEPMPQGSNPRDQQEDIQDIYQLAVLQTEVSQPQQSKGPPSVCPAHSHSNSCHSNQEACSKQSVAEHGDSASLDSHPARLIKLNSRLVSAKSMSTLGIDEVVPVAPPRRCHSVSYRTNHNVAKASLCLGKGPAEDGHKSPPVARRRESASQACLNIPKQIDNTEKEQTHRSRSHLDLVSGRRHLKHESKENSMDKRPEQSEQQSSGSGPPQRCYMVLM; from the exons ATGCCTTGCTTCACATTTCGAGGCAGAAAGAAGAAGGGCGGCGTCATCCGGGGCAAGCTTCGCATCCGCTCCGTGCCGGGGGCTTTCGTGGTGTTGGGGGCTATCGTGGTAGTTGTGGGCACTGGCCTTGCCATGGCCGGATACTGGCCCTACAGGAGAACAATGTCACCCGAGTCCCAAACTTCTGACTGGCGTCTCCGATCAGCCGGCTTCTTCCACAGTGAGCAGATGAGACTACTGGGACCAGTCGTCATGGGGGTGGGACTTTTCATTCTCATCTGTGCCAACACAGTCCTGTATGAGAACAGAGATCGAGAGACTCAGAGGCTGCTGGCTCAGATGCGCAGTGTCTTGTgctctgtttctgcagctgtgcCATCAGCAGACCTTAATGAAATAGCAGCAGCCAATGCAATGGCCGAGCACTACCAGTGGCTCAGCAGCCTGCCTGCTGCACACCTCAACACCATCGGTCTCCGTCGGCTCGCCAGCTCTGAGCCCATGCCCCAAGGCAGCAACCCCAGAGACCAACAGGAAGACATTCAGGACATCTACCAGCTGGCTGTCCTCCAGACAGAAGTCTCCCAGCCCCAGCAGTCAAAGGGTCCACCGTCCGTCTGCCCCGCCCACTCCCATTCCAACTCGTGTCATTCCAATCAAGAAGCATGTAGCAAACAGTCTGTTGCTGAGCATGGAGACAGCGCCAGCCTCGATTCCCACCCTGCCCGACTTATCAAACTGAACAGTCGTCTGGTGTCTGCCAAATCCATGTCCACCCTAGGAATAGACGAGGTAGTCCCAGTGGCTCCGCCACGGCGCTGCCACAGTGTGAGCTACAGGACTAACCATAATGTAGCAAAAGCTAGTTTGTGTCTGGGAAAAGGACCCGCAGAGGACGGTCATAAGAGTCCACCGGTCGCTAGGAGGAGAGAGTCTGCATCACAGGCGTGTTTGAACATCCCCAAGCAGATTGATAATACTGAGAAGGAGCAAACTCACAGAAGCCGGTCTCACTTGGACCTGGTCAGTGGAAGACGACATCTGAAACATGAGAGTAAAGAGAACTCCATGGACAAACGGCCAGAGCAGTCAGAGCAGCAGAGCTCCGGCTCTGGGCCTCCTCAGCGATG CTACATGGTCCTAATGTAA